Proteins encoded in a region of the Quercus lobata isolate SW786 chromosome 8, ValleyOak3.0 Primary Assembly, whole genome shotgun sequence genome:
- the LOC115954605 gene encoding uclacyanin 1-like, which produces MAMLRSTLMSLAILAMLINLGMGANYTVGGANGWDTITDLQTWASSQSFLVGDNLIFQYTPNHDVLEVSKSDYDSCQASNPIQSYSGGTTSIPLSSQGKKYFICGTSGHCSQGMKVQIDTLATSAPPPASPSSKPPTSSVTPLVPTPASESHSSSPAQTPKSTPTVPSPTPSATAAKLPSSSAHRGGFLVNITMGIIFVMTMLQAY; this is translated from the exons ATGGCAATGCTGAGATCAACATTAATGAGCTTGGCTATATTAGCCATGCTCATCAATTTAGGTATGGGGGCAAATTACACAGTCGGAGGCGCAAACGGGTGGGATACAATCACCGACTTGCAAACATGGGCTTCATCTCAATCATTTTTAGTTGGAGATAACCTGA TTTTTCAGTACACACCAAACCATGATGTGCTTGAGGTTTCAAAGTCAGACTATGACTCTTGCCAGGCAAGTAACCCAATTCAATCTTACAGTGGTGGCACCACCAGCATCCCACTCTCTTCACAAGGCAAGAAATACTTCATCTGTGGAACAAGTGGACATTGTAGCCAAggaatgaaagttcaaatagacACTCTTGCAACATCAGCCCCACCACCCGCATCCCCTTCAAGCAAACCACCAACTTCATCGGTGACTCCATTGGTTCCTACTCCAGCTTCAGAAAGTCATTCTTCCTCACCAGCTCAAACGCCAAAATCCACTCCCACTGTACCATCTCCAACACCATCTGCAACTGCAGCAAAACTACCTTCCTCATCAGCTCACAGAGGCGGTTTTCTTGTCAACATCACAATGGGGATAATCTTTGTAATGACAATGCTTCAGGCATACTAA
- the LOC115957651 gene encoding transcription factor ILR3-like has product MEIDSSESSNWLFDYGFVEQISVPGDPFPSSISGSLSWAPQPLNCSFNTSVEVDCSFRDSDSLKEVGHRKRLRPESCIASASKACREKLRRDWLNERFLELGSILEPGRPPKTDKAAILADAIRMVTQLRSKAQKLKESNEDLQVKIKELKAEKNELRDEKQRLKADKEKLEQQVKATSTPQCFLAHPTAMSTAFAAQGQVSSNKLIPFIGYPSIAMWQFMPPAAVDTSLDHVLRPPVA; this is encoded by the exons atggaaattgaCTCCTCAGAAAGCTCCAATTGGCTCTTTGACTATGGCTTTGTAGAACAAATCTCAGTTCCCGGCGACCCATTTCCGTCTTCCATCTCCGGTAGTCTCAGCTGGGCCCCACAACCCCTCAATTGTTCCTTCAATACCAG TGTGGAAGTGGATTGCTCATTTAGAGATTCAGATAGCCTCAAGGAAGTTGGTCATCGGAAACG GTTGAGGCCTGAATCATGTATTGCATCTGCCTCAAAAGCATGCCGGGAGAAATTGCGAAGAGATTGGCTGAATGAGAG GTTTCTAGAATTGGGTTCTATCCTGGAGCCTGGAAGGCCGCCTAAAACAGACAAGGCTGCCATTTTGGCTGATGCTATTCGAATGGTGACCCAGTTAAGAAGTAAAGCTCAGAAGCTGAAGGAATCAAATGAGGATTTGCAAGTGAAGATTAAAGAATTGAAG GCTGAGAAGAATGAGCTTCGTGATGAGAAGCAGAGGCTCAAGGCAGACAAAGAGAAGTTGGAGCAGCAAGTCAAAGCAACGAGTACACCACAATGCTTCCTGGCTCATCCCACTGCAATGTCGACTGCATTTGCTGCCCAAGGGCAAGTTTCTAGCAACAAGTTGATACCTTTCATTGGTTACCCCAGTATTGCCATGTGGCAATTCATGCCACCTGCTGCAGTTGATACATCACTGGATCATGTACTACGCCCTCCAGTTGCTTAA